In Perca fluviatilis chromosome 3, GENO_Pfluv_1.0, whole genome shotgun sequence, the following proteins share a genomic window:
- the copb1 gene encoding coatomer subunit beta: MTAAENVCYTLINVSSDSEPPSEVSLKADLEKGEIKAKTEALKKVIIMILNGEKLPGLLMTIIRFVLPLQDHTIKKLLLVFWEIVPKTTTDGKLLQEMILVCDAYRKDLQHPNEFIRGSTLRFLCKLKESELLEPLMPAIRACLEHRHSYVRRNAVLAIYTIYRNFEHLIPDAPELIHDFLVNEKDASCKRNAFMMLIHADQDRALDYLSTCIDQVHTFGDILQLVIVELIYKVCHANPSERARFIRCIYNLLQSSSPAVKYEAAGTLVTLSSAPTAVKAAAQCYIDLIIKESDNNVKLIVLDRLIELKEHPTHERVLQDLVMDILRVLSTPDLEVRKKTLHLALDLVSSRNVEELVIVLKKEVIKTNNVTEHEDTDKYRQLLVRTLHSCSVRFPDMAANVIPVLMEFLSDTNEAAAADVLEFVREAIQRFDNLRPLIIEKMLEVFHAIKTVKIYRGALWILGEYCSTKDDIQSVMTEVRRSLGEIPIVENEIKKETGEMKPEDEVSAAPAQKLVTEMGTYVTQSALSSSRPSKKEEDRPPLRGFLMDGDFYVAASLATTLTKVALRYVAIVQDKRKQNSFVAEAMLIMVTVLHLGKSSLPKKPITDDDVDRISLCLKVLSECSPLMNDIFNKECRRSLSHMLTVRLEEEKLSQKKESEKRNVTVQADDPISFMQLTAKNEMASKEDQFQLSLLAAMGNTQRKEAADPLASKLNKVTQLTGFSDPVYAEAYVHVNQYDIVLDVLVVNQTSDTLQNCTLELATLGDLKLVEKPSPLTLAPHDFANIKANVKVASTENGIIFGNIVYDVSGAASDRNCVVLSDIHIDIMDYIQPASCTDAEFRQMWAEFEWENKVTVNTNITDLNEYLQHILKSTNMKCLTPEKALSGFCGFMAANLYARSIFGEDALANVSVEKPIHLGPDAPVNGHIRIRAKSQGMALSLGDKINLSQKKSNV; encoded by the exons ATGACAGCTGCAGAGAACGTTTGTTACACTCTGATCAATGTGTCATCTGACTCAGAGCCCCCTTCTGAAGTCAGCCTAAAAGCTGATCTAG aAAAGGGGGAGATCAAGGCAAAGACTGAAGCCCTGAAGAAGGTCATCATCATGATCCTGAATGGTGAGAAGTTGCCAGGACTGCTGATGACCATAATCCGCTTTGTGCTGCCACTTCAAGACCACACCATCAAAAAGCTGCTGCTGGTTTTCTGGGAGATTGTTCCCAAAACAACCACAGATGGAAAGCTGCTTCAGGAGATGATCCTGGTCTGCGACGCATACAGAAAG GACCTGCAGCATCCCAATGAGTTCATCCGTGGCTCCACTCTGCGTTTCCTGTGCAAGCTGAAGGAGTCTGAGTTGCTTGAGCCACTCATGCCAGCGATCCGGGCCTGCCTGGAGCACCGGCACAGTTACGTGCGCCGCAACGCTGTCCTGGCCATTTACACCATCTATAG gaACTTTGAGCATCTCATCCCAGATGCTCCAGAGTTGATCCATGATTTTCTCGTCAATGAGAAAGACGCCAGCTGTAAGAGAAATGCTTTCATGATGCTGATTCATGCCGATCAG GATCGAGCTCTGGATTACCTCAGCACGTGTATTGACCAAGTTCACACTTTTGGCGACATTCTCCAGCTGGTCATTGTGGAGCTGATTTACAAA GTTTGCCATGCTAACCCCTCTGAGCGTGCCCGGTTTATCCGTTGCATCTACAACCTGCTGCAGTCCTCCAGTCCGGCTGTTAAGTATGAGGCTGCTGGTACTCTCGTAACCCTCTCCAGTGCTCCCACGGCCGTTAAG GCTGCTGCCCAGTGCTACATTGATTTGATAATCAAGGAGAGCGACAACAATGTGAAGCTGATTGTTCTTGATCGACTGATTGAACTGAAGGAGCATCCCACGCACGAGCGTGTACTCCAG GACCTTGTGATGGACATCCTGCGTGTTCTCAGCACTCCTGACCTGGAAGTCCGAAAGAAGACCTTGCATCTGGCACTGGACCTTGTTTCATCTCGCAATGTAGAAGAG TTGGTGATTGTTTTGAAGAAAGAAGTGATCAAGACAAACAACGTAACAGAACATGAAGACACTGATAAGTACAGACAGCTGTTGGTGCGCACTCTCCACTCCTGCAGTGTGCGCTTCCCTGACATGGCGGCCAATGTCATACCTGTG CTGATGGAGTTCCTAAGTGACACTAATGAGGCAGCCGCTGCTGATGTGCTGGAGTTTGTACGGGAGGCCATTCAGAGGTTTGACAACTTGAGACCCCTCATCATCGAGAAGATGCTGGAAGTCTTTCACGCCATCAAAACTGTCAA GATCTACAGGGGAGCGTTGTGGATCTTGGGAGAATACTGCAGCACCAAGGACGACATCCAGAGTGTGATGACAGAAGTACGCCGGTCCTTGGGAGAG ATCCCGATTGTAGAAAATGAGATAAAGAAAGAGACGGGAGAGATGAAACCAGAGGATGAAGTGAGTGCGGCTCCAGCGCAGAAGCTGGTGACAGAGATGGGCACCTATGTGACACAGAGTGCCCTCAGCTCCTCCAGGCCTTCAAAGAAAGAAGAGGATAG ACCTCCACTCCGAGGCTTCCTGATGGATGGGGACTTCTATGTGGCAGCTTCCCTGGCCACCACACTGACCAAAGTGGCCTTGCGCTATGTTGCTATTGTTCaagacaaaaggaaacaaaat tcCTTTGTTGCAGAGGCCATGCTGATCATGGTCACTGTGCTGCACCTGGGCAAGTCCTCTTTGCCCAAGAAGCCAATTACAGACGATGATGTGGACCGCATCTCGCTGTGCCTCAAGGTCCTGTCAGAGTGCTCGCCACTTATGAATGACATTTTCAACAAGGAGTGCCGCAGATCCCTGTCACATATGCTCACTGTCAgactggaggaggagaagcTGTCACAGAAG AAAGAGTCTGAGAAACGGAACGTAACAGTGCAGGCAGACGACCCAATCTCCTTCATGCAGCTGACAGCCAAAAACGAGATGGCTTCTAAGGAGGACCAGTTCCAGCTCAGTCTGTTGGCTGCTATGGGCAACACTCAGAGGAAGGAGGCTGCTGATCCCCTTGCTTCAAAACTCAACAAG GTGACCCAGCTGACAGGCTTCTCAGACCCAGTATATGCTGAAGCCTACGTTCATGTCAACCAGTATGACATTGTGTTGGATGTGCTGGTGGTCAATCAAACCAGTGATACTCTCCAGAATTGCACCCTTGAGCTGGCCACTTTAG GCGATCTCAAGTTGGTTGAGAAGCCTTCACCTCTCACTCTGGCACCTCACGATTTTGCTAACATCAAGGCCAATGTCAAGGTGGCTTCTACTGAGAATGGCATTATATTTGGAAACATTG TCTATGATGTATCGGGGGCTGCTAGTGACAGAAACTGCGTCGTCCTAAGTGACATCCACATTGACATCATGGACTACATCCAGCCAGCTTCCTGCACCGATGCAGAATTTAGACAGATGTGGGCAGAGTTTGAGTGGGAAAACAAG GTGACCGTGAATACCAACATCACTGATCTGAATGAGTACCTTCAGCATATCCTCAAGTCCACCAACATGAAGTGTCTGACTCCTGAGAAG GCACTGTCTGGCTTCTGCGGCTTCATGGCTGCCAACCTTTATGCTCGTTCTATCTTTGGAGAAGATGCCCTGGCTAATGTCAGCGTCGAGAAGCCCATCCACCTGGGGCCCGACGCACCTGTCAACGGACACATACGCATTAGAGCCAAAAGTCAG GGGATGGCCTTGAGTCTCGGTGACAAGATCAACCTCTCCCAGAAAAAGTCAAATGTCTGA
- the rras2 gene encoding ras-related protein R-Ras2, with the protein MAGWKDGSVQEKYRLVVVGGGGVGKSALTIQFIQSYFVTDYDPTIEDSYTKQCVIDERAARLDILDTAGQEEFGAMREQYMRTGEGFLLVFSVTDRGSFEEIYKFQRQILRVKDRDEFPMILVGNKADLELQRQVTQEEGQQLARQLKVTYMEASAKIRMNVDQAFHELVRVIRKFQEQECPPSPEPTRKEKDKSGCHCVIV; encoded by the exons ATGGCAGGCTGGAAGGACGGCTCGGTGCAGGAGAAGTATCGGCTGGTTGTGGTCGGCGGCGGCGGAGTCGGGAAATCAGCCCTGACTATCCAGTTTATTCAG TCGTACTTTGTCACCGACTATGACCCCACGATTGAAGACTCTTATACCAAGCAGTGTGTGATTGACGAAAGGGCGGCCAGACTTGACA TCCTCGACACGGCTGGACAGGAAGAGTTTGGAGCCATGAGAGAACAATACATGAGGACAGGGGAGGGCTTCCTGCTTGTCTTCTCAGTCACTGACAGAGGAAG CTTTGAAGAAATCTACAAATTCCAAAGACAAATTCTCCGAGTGAAAGACAGAGATGAATTCCCTATGATCCTTGTAGGAAATAAAGCAGATCTGGAACTACAGAGACAA GTAACCCAGGAAGAGGGCCAGCAGCTGGCCAGACAACTGAAGGTCACGTATATGGAGGCTTCAGCCAAAATCCGTATGAATGTAGACCAGGCTTTCCACGAGCTGGTTAGAGTAATCAG GAAATTCCAAGAACAGGAATGTCCACCGTCGCCAGAACCtacaagaaaagagaaagacaagAGTGGCTGCCATTGTGTGATCGTCTGA